The segment CATAGCTACTAATGTTTGATGATAAAATTGCTTCATTTCATCTACAGGCATATCTTTCGTCCACAAGTCCATACGCAAGGTATCTTTTTCTTTATGATCCCAAACGGAAATCATAATAGCCTTAGAAGCTTCGTTATTTATACCACCATCTTTTGCTGTCCAAGATATTTCTTCTGGCACTTTATTCTCGTCTAAACTAATTTTAAACTTTATCTCTGAATTATGTTTTACTGACATTACTTTTTAGGCTTGTATTTAGATTTTTTTAATAA is part of the Polaribacter sp. SA4-10 genome and harbors:
- the gldC gene encoding gliding motility protein GldC produces the protein MSVKHNSEIKFKISLDENKVPEEISWTAKDGGINNEASKAIMISVWDHKEKDTLRMDLWTKDMPVDEMKQFYHQTLVAMADTFERATDDDKMSATMRDFCDYFAEKLDLKK